Proteins found in one Pyrus communis chromosome 15, drPyrComm1.1, whole genome shotgun sequence genomic segment:
- the LOC137717329 gene encoding uncharacterized protein — protein PHIKEVVRNEVLKLLDVGIIYPISDSKWVNVAFHFDKACMDAFNTLKYELTSAPIIMAPDWSLPFELMCDASDYAIGAVLGQRVNKLPHVIYYAKFDLEIRDKKGSDNVVADHLSRLNENHGVGQPSPLNESFPDEQLLVIQEKEPWYADFVNYLACGIIRNDLSFQERKKFLAMVKHYVWDEPYLFKYCPDQIIRRCVPESEQQSILTFSHTLALAVDYVSKWVEAIATRTNDHKVVLNFLKDVIFCRFGTPRAIISDGGSHFCNKPFESLMKKYNINQKVATPYHPQTS, from the exons ccacacataaaggaagttgttaggaatgaggtgttgaaattgttagatgtggggatcatatatcccatttctgatagcaaatgggtga atgttgcatttcattttgataaggcttgtatggatgcattcaatactttgaaatatGAACTAACCTcagcccctattattatggcaccagattggtctttaccttttgaattgatgtgtgatgcctctgactatgctattggtgcagttttagggcaaagggtgaacaagcttccacatgtgatctactatgcaa agtttgacttggaaattcgagataagaagggaagtgataatgttgtggctgaccatttgtcaaggcttaatgaaaaccatggagttggacaaccttcgcctctaaatgaatcatttccagatgaacaactccttgtcattcaagaaaaagaaccatggtatgcagattttgttaattatcttgcttgtggtataattagaaatgacctttcttttcaggaaagaaagaagttccttgccatggtaaagcactacgtttgggacgaaccatatttgtttaaatattgccctgaccaaatcattaggagatgtgtcccagagagtgagcaacaaagcattctaacaTTTAGCCATACATTagcat tggcagtagattatgtatccaaatgggttgaagccattgctacaagaactaatgatcataaggttgttttgaattttcttaaagatgtgattttttgtaggtttggaaccccaagagctattattagtgatggtggcagccatttctgcaacaaaccctttgaatccttgatgaagaagtacaacatcaaccaaaaagtggcaaccccgtaccatcctcaaacctcg
- the LOC137718571 gene encoding agamous-like MADS-box protein MADS9 encodes MGRGKIEIKRIENSSNRQVTYSKRRNGIIKKAKEITVLCDAKVSLIIYSSSGKMVEYCSPSTTLTEILDKYHGQSGKKLWDAKHENLSNEVDRVKKDNDSMQVELRHLKGEDITSLNHLELMALEEALENGLTSIRDKQSKFVDMMRDNGKALEDENKRLTYELQKQQEMKIDENVRNMENGYHQRQLGNYNNTQQQIPFAFRVQPIQPNLQERI; translated from the exons ATGGGGAGGGGTAAGATTGAGATCAAGAGGATTGAGAACTCAAGTAACAGGCAGGTGACCTACTCCAAGAGGAGGAATGGGATTATCAAGAAGGCAAAGGAGATCACTGTTTTATGTGATGCTAAAGTATCTCTTATCATTTATTCTAGCTCTGGGAAGATGGTTGAATACTGCAGCCCTTCAACTAC GCTGACAGAAATCTTGGATAAATACCATGGCCAATCTGGGAAGAAGTTGTGGGATGCTAAGCATGAG AACCTCAGCAATGAAGTGGATAGAGTCAAGAAAGACAATGACAGCATGCAAGTAGAGCTCAG GCATCTGAAGGGAGAGGATATCACATCATTGAACCATTTAGAGCTGATGGCCTTAGAGGAAGCACTTGAAAATGGCCTTACAAGTATCCGGGACAAGCAG TCCAAGTTCGTCGACATGATGAGAGACAAT GGAAAGGCACTGGAAGATGAGAATAAGCGCCTCACTTATGAGCTG CAAAAACAACAGGAGATGAAAATAGATGAGAATGTGAGAAACATGGAAAATGGGTATCATCAGAGGCAGCTGGGGAACTACAACAACACCCAGCAGCAGATACCTTTTGCCTTCCGCGTGCAGCCTATTCAGCCAAATCTCCAGGAGAGAATCTAA